The Halobacterium litoreum genome includes a region encoding these proteins:
- a CDS encoding DUF7543 family protein — MNWAEVERRDGREWEREDGYAVVRMRQTARGDWAVTYDRLEQADEGSAYERVTVGSEDAALSRVERFRERATAES, encoded by the coding sequence ATGAACTGGGCGGAAGTGGAGCGCCGGGACGGCCGCGAGTGGGAGCGAGAGGACGGCTACGCCGTGGTTCGGATGCGACAGACCGCGCGCGGCGACTGGGCGGTGACCTACGACCGACTCGAACAGGCCGACGAGGGGTCGGCCTACGAGCGCGTCACCGTCGGCAGCGAGGACGCCGCGCTCTCGCGCGTCGAGCGGTTCCGGGAGCGCGCCACGGCGGAGTCCTGA
- a CDS encoding oxidoreductase → MTRLDDPVDVGGLELRNRLYRAPLLECAGTDADTADALRRDLEPAAASGAGLVCQGATIVRGEGGCAAPNMTRVHDDAFVQALAPVPAAIEERGGRVFAQLEHGGLRSMEVWHAEYREEHPGVEQLAVSRPPLPMRLADRAGFLDLSPRVLSTDEVYDLAADFGRAAERLADAGYHGLHVAGANMGVVQQFLSPFYNRRDDEFADGFRFLELLHDEIRSRTDLPLITKIPAETRAPPGIRRHLSADDCVDLCERAADAGFDAVVPVSGSVFWDMHIVRGEYPERAWRDGQFQSGYAAAFGSRWRAKLVSLANRVQARRATFEPAWNADLCRRVRERVDVPVLLEGGVRERERIDRLLGDACDLVGMGRPFYAEPRLPARLLDDHGSVAVCENCNNCTVPQATGAPGVCRTPSVLAERGRLEREDAYERE, encoded by the coding sequence GTGACGCGCCTCGACGACCCCGTGGACGTGGGCGGCCTCGAACTCCGGAACCGCCTCTACCGCGCGCCCCTCTTGGAGTGTGCGGGGACGGACGCCGACACCGCGGACGCGCTCCGCCGCGACCTCGAACCCGCGGCGGCGTCGGGCGCCGGCCTCGTCTGTCAGGGCGCGACCATCGTGCGCGGCGAGGGCGGGTGTGCTGCGCCGAACATGACCCGGGTCCACGACGACGCCTTCGTGCAGGCGCTGGCGCCCGTCCCGGCGGCAATCGAGGAGCGGGGCGGGCGCGTGTTCGCCCAACTGGAACACGGCGGCCTGCGCTCGATGGAGGTGTGGCACGCCGAGTACCGCGAGGAGCATCCGGGGGTCGAACAGTTAGCCGTCTCCCGGCCGCCGCTCCCGATGCGGCTCGCCGACCGTGCGGGCTTCCTCGACCTCTCCCCCCGCGTGCTCTCCACCGACGAGGTGTACGACCTCGCCGCGGACTTCGGACGCGCCGCCGAGCGCCTCGCCGACGCCGGCTACCACGGCCTCCACGTCGCCGGCGCGAACATGGGCGTCGTCCAGCAGTTCCTCTCGCCGTTCTACAACCGCCGCGACGACGAGTTCGCGGACGGCTTCCGGTTCCTCGAACTCCTCCACGACGAGATTCGCTCTCGCACCGACCTCCCGTTGATTACGAAGATTCCGGCCGAGACGCGCGCGCCGCCCGGCATCCGTCGCCACCTCTCGGCCGACGACTGCGTCGACCTCTGCGAGCGCGCCGCCGACGCGGGGTTCGACGCGGTCGTGCCCGTCTCTGGGAGCGTGTTCTGGGACATGCACATCGTCCGCGGCGAGTACCCGGAGCGCGCGTGGCGCGACGGCCAGTTCCAGTCCGGGTACGCCGCCGCGTTCGGGAGCCGGTGGCGCGCGAAACTCGTCTCGCTCGCGAACCGCGTGCAGGCCCGCCGCGCGACCTTCGAACCGGCGTGGAACGCCGACCTCTGCCGGCGAGTCCGCGAGCGCGTCGACGTGCCCGTACTGTTGGAGGGCGGCGTCCGCGAGCGCGAGCGCATCGACCGCCTGCTCGGTGACGCCTGCGACCTCGTCGGGATGGGGCGGCCGTTCTACGCCGAACCCCGCCTCCCGGCGCGACTGCTCGACGACCACGGAAGCGTTGCCGTCTGCGAGAACTGCAACAACTGCACCGTGCCCCAGGCGACCGGCGCGCCCGGCGTCTGTCGCACGCCGTCGGTGCTCGCGGAGCGCGGTCGCCTCGAACGCGAGGACGCCTACGAGCGGGAGTGA
- a CDS encoding O-methyltransferase, translating into MSLVLDDAVESFLAAANPDPSPLLDEMAAHGDARDFPTVGPDAGQFLRFVATVARADRIFEFGSGFGYSAAWFLGALPDDGEIVLTDYDSENLAEAREFLARVDGDTEIHYEAGDAFDAFESHDGPFDVVFLDHDKERYAEAFDRVVADLAPGGVVVADNMMAGPVETEDVTAALAGDDPANDATAGVAEYVERVRDHPDFETSFVPLGEGLAVSTRKRTAGE; encoded by the coding sequence ATGAGTCTGGTGCTCGACGACGCCGTCGAGTCGTTCCTCGCCGCGGCGAACCCCGACCCGTCGCCGCTCCTCGACGAGATGGCCGCCCACGGCGACGCCCGCGACTTCCCGACGGTCGGCCCGGACGCCGGCCAGTTCCTGCGGTTCGTCGCGACCGTCGCCCGCGCCGACCGAATCTTCGAGTTCGGCTCCGGGTTCGGCTACTCCGCGGCGTGGTTCCTCGGCGCGCTCCCCGACGACGGCGAAATCGTCCTCACCGACTACGACAGCGAGAATCTCGCCGAGGCCCGCGAGTTCCTCGCTCGGGTCGACGGCGACACCGAGATTCACTACGAGGCCGGCGACGCCTTCGACGCGTTCGAGTCCCACGACGGCCCGTTCGACGTCGTCTTCCTCGACCACGACAAGGAGCGCTACGCCGAGGCGTTCGACCGCGTCGTCGCCGACCTCGCGCCGGGCGGCGTCGTCGTCGCGGACAACATGATGGCCGGACCGGTCGAGACCGAGGACGTGACCGCGGCGCTCGCCGGCGACGACCCCGCGAACGACGCCACGGCGGGCGTCGCCGAGTACGTAGAGCGCGTCCGCGACCACCCCGACTTCGAGACGTCGTTCGTCCCGCTTGGAGAAGGGCTCGCGGTCAGCACGCGAAAACGAACGGCAGGAGAGTAG
- a CDS encoding uracil-DNA glycosylase family protein, whose protein sequence is MQNVTDRTSNPFDMQPPCESFVPGYGDANADFHVVGDHPGIHGGADTGVPFTGTLAGDRLRDALAAAGLLDADGEPVDTFLSYLHMCVPDGAPTQADYTELEPFFDAELRAITAHVLLPVGERATRHVLANYTAIHPDEVDLTEAHATELRGSGWLVVPALDPAEWTDSEESRYVAALRDLRETDYHREADLGRFLVGPEPYTVR, encoded by the coding sequence GTGCAGAACGTCACGGACCGAACGAGCAACCCCTTCGACATGCAGCCACCGTGTGAGTCGTTCGTCCCGGGGTACGGCGACGCGAACGCGGACTTCCACGTCGTCGGCGACCACCCCGGAATCCACGGCGGCGCGGACACCGGCGTCCCGTTCACGGGCACGCTCGCTGGCGACCGCCTTCGCGACGCGCTCGCCGCCGCCGGCCTGCTCGACGCCGACGGCGAGCCGGTCGACACCTTCCTCTCCTACCTCCACATGTGCGTGCCCGACGGCGCGCCGACGCAGGCCGACTACACCGAACTCGAACCGTTCTTCGACGCGGAACTGCGCGCCATCACCGCCCACGTCCTCCTGCCGGTCGGGGAGCGCGCGACCCGCCACGTCCTCGCGAACTACACCGCCATCCACCCCGACGAGGTTGACCTGACCGAGGCGCACGCGACGGAACTCCGCGGGAGCGGGTGGCTCGTCGTGCCCGCCCTCGACCCCGCGGAGTGGACCGACAGCGAGGAATCGCGGTACGTCGCCGCGCTCCGAGACCTCCGAGAGACCGACTACCACCGCGAGGCGGACCTCGGTCGGTTCCTCGTCGGGCCGGAGCCGTACACGGTCAGATAG
- a CDS encoding mechanosensitive ion channel family protein → MRRATGYVLGALACGALAALVPTDLSALFGTTYPVAVVASRGFTALAVAFAVAAAYHVVTSLVLTDEMDAGRRYRVESVLRLAALIVAGVGVLGVATDRWIPALVSLGVAGVAVSFALQQPLLSLVGWVYIVTEQPYAAGDRVQIEDAKGDVAEIDYLVTTLWEVDGDLVTSHQPSGRHVTVPNSVVLTSTVVNYSRREFPFVWNELPVQVAYETDLEFARQRLREITEDYLGDEMRRGVEAYRDERAETPLDTSVEDAPTVNVHQRESWVELRVRYLVDPTGMQDAQNDLYERVLDDFGDHPERVKFPVGRMR, encoded by the coding sequence ATTCGTCGCGCGACCGGCTACGTTCTCGGTGCGCTCGCGTGCGGCGCGCTCGCCGCGCTCGTCCCGACCGACCTCTCTGCCCTCTTCGGGACGACCTACCCGGTGGCCGTCGTCGCCAGTCGCGGCTTCACCGCGCTCGCCGTCGCGTTCGCGGTGGCCGCCGCCTACCACGTCGTCACGTCGCTCGTGTTGACCGACGAGATGGACGCCGGACGCCGGTACCGCGTGGAGTCCGTGCTCCGGCTCGCGGCCCTAATCGTCGCGGGCGTCGGCGTCCTCGGCGTCGCCACCGACCGCTGGATTCCCGCGCTCGTCTCCCTGGGCGTGGCGGGCGTCGCCGTCTCGTTCGCGCTCCAGCAACCCCTCCTGAGCCTCGTCGGCTGGGTGTACATCGTCACAGAACAGCCCTACGCCGCCGGCGACCGGGTGCAAATCGAGGACGCGAAGGGCGACGTCGCGGAAATCGACTACCTCGTCACGACGCTCTGGGAGGTCGACGGCGACCTCGTCACGTCCCACCAGCCCTCCGGCAGACACGTCACGGTGCCAAACAGCGTCGTGCTGACGAGCACGGTCGTGAACTACAGCCGCCGCGAGTTCCCGTTCGTCTGGAACGAACTCCCCGTACAGGTCGCCTACGAGACGGACCTCGAGTTCGCGCGCCAGCGCCTCCGTGAGATAACCGAGGACTACCTCGGCGACGAGATGCGCCGCGGCGTCGAGGCGTACCGCGACGAACGCGCGGAGACGCCACTCGACACCTCTGTCGAGGACGCGCCGACCGTGAACGTCCACCAGCGCGAGTCGTGGGTGGAACTGCGGGTCCGATACCTCGTCGACCCGACCGGGATGCAGGACGCCCAGAACGACCTCTACGAGCGCGTCCTCGACGACTTCGGCGACCACCCGGAGCGCGTCAAGTTCCCGGTCGGCCGGATGCGCTGA
- a CDS encoding nucleoside triphosphate pyrophosphohydrolase, with translation MTREYDKLVRDDIPAKIRADDETPVTHRATGDEYRDRLAEKLVEEAEEYAENRRVAELGDVLDVLDAICVARDVDRDRLDDARETKKEERGGFAEGVVLERVEE, from the coding sequence GTGACCCGAGAGTACGACAAACTCGTGCGCGACGACATCCCCGCGAAGATTCGGGCGGACGACGAGACGCCCGTGACACACCGCGCGACGGGCGACGAGTACCGCGACCGCCTCGCCGAGAAACTCGTCGAGGAAGCCGAGGAGTACGCGGAGAACCGCCGGGTCGCCGAACTGGGCGACGTCCTCGACGTGCTCGACGCCATCTGCGTCGCGCGGGACGTGGACCGGGACCGCCTCGACGACGCGCGCGAGACGAAAAAAGAGGAGCGCGGCGGGTTCGCGGAGGGCGTCGTGCTGGAGCGCGTCGAGGAGTAG
- a CDS encoding class I SAM-dependent methyltransferase, which translates to MSVADTQQFYGRWARAYDWLCRFLPGLGDLRRRAVDALELERGDTVVDLGCGTGANLPHLRDAVGPEGTVVGVDLTPGMLAEAGTRVERAGWENVHLALGDAARPPVDDADAILGTFVVGMLDDPAAGVRAWRESVLPGGRIAVLEAGRTDREAAGVLNRIFDRLVAAGAPGGGGGGEPSRTLDERIDAARDALAENGGLTVDERRVAGFVRVFAGHSRS; encoded by the coding sequence GTGAGTGTCGCGGACACCCAGCAGTTCTACGGCCGGTGGGCGCGCGCCTATGACTGGCTCTGTCGGTTCCTCCCGGGACTCGGCGACCTGCGTCGGCGCGCCGTGGACGCGCTCGAATTGGAGCGCGGCGACACCGTCGTCGACCTCGGCTGTGGCACGGGCGCGAACCTCCCCCACCTCCGGGACGCCGTCGGCCCGGAGGGGACCGTCGTCGGCGTCGACCTGACGCCGGGGATGCTCGCCGAGGCCGGGACGCGCGTCGAACGCGCCGGCTGGGAGAACGTCCACCTCGCGCTCGGAGACGCCGCGCGACCGCCCGTCGACGACGCGGACGCGATTCTCGGCACGTTCGTCGTCGGGATGCTCGACGACCCCGCGGCGGGCGTTCGGGCGTGGCGCGAGAGCGTGCTACCGGGCGGCCGCATCGCTGTCCTCGAAGCCGGCAGGACGGACCGCGAGGCGGCGGGCGTGCTGAACCGGATTTTCGACAGACTGGTCGCGGCGGGCGCGCCCGGTGGCGGTGGCGGAGGTGAGCCGTCACGCACGCTCGACGAGCGCATCGACGCCGCCCGCGACGCGCTGGCCGAGAACGGCGGCCTGACTGTCGACGAGCGGCGCGTCGCCGGGTTCGTGCGCGTGTTCGCCGGTCACTCCCGCTCGTAG
- a CDS encoding AzlC family ABC transporter permease, protein MSDRADFVSGVWAAVPTLPANIPFGFVAGAAAVQAGFTDIQAVAMSGLIFGGASQLAAIELFNEGAPLAVVALTAVVVNLRYVMYSAAIAPYFREFTEKWRLFCSQFIVDTTFAIAVTEYERDESTDRMAFYLGEVAAIYVAYVGGTAAGVVFGDRMPDGLQLDFAVPLLFLALLVPSITDEATSVAAAVGGFAAVVGAGLPMNLGIVVAALCGIVAAALVDFTEVAA, encoded by the coding sequence ATGAGCGACCGCGCGGACTTCGTCTCGGGGGTGTGGGCGGCCGTACCGACGCTGCCCGCGAACATCCCGTTCGGGTTCGTCGCGGGTGCAGCCGCCGTGCAGGCGGGCTTTACGGACATACAGGCCGTCGCGATGTCGGGACTCATCTTCGGCGGAGCGTCGCAGTTGGCGGCCATCGAGTTGTTCAACGAGGGCGCGCCGCTGGCCGTCGTCGCGCTCACCGCCGTCGTGGTGAATCTGCGGTACGTGATGTACTCGGCGGCCATCGCGCCGTACTTCCGGGAGTTCACGGAGAAGTGGCGGCTGTTCTGCAGTCAGTTCATCGTCGATACGACGTTCGCCATCGCCGTGACCGAGTACGAGCGCGACGAATCCACCGACCGGATGGCGTTCTACCTCGGGGAGGTCGCCGCCATCTACGTCGCGTACGTCGGCGGGACGGCGGCGGGCGTGGTGTTCGGCGACCGGATGCCCGACGGGCTGCAGTTGGACTTCGCCGTCCCGCTGCTCTTCCTCGCCCTGCTCGTCCCGTCCATCACGGACGAGGCGACGAGCGTCGCGGCGGCCGTCGGCGGGTTCGCCGCCGTCGTCGGCGCCGGACTTCCGATGAACCTCGGCATCGTCGTCGCGGCGCTGTGTGGCATCGTCGCCGCGGCGCTCGTCGACTTCACGGAGGTGGCGGCGTGA
- the bcp gene encoding thioredoxin-dependent thiol peroxidase, producing MLSEGDDAPDFELPNQDGEPVALSDYDDEYVVVYFYPRADTPGCTTEACSFRDRWSDYEEHGVTVLGVSDDSVEDLAAFKSKYDLPFDLLSDAGGEVATAYDSYGEREIAGDLLEVTFRNTFVVGPDGDVVAVFEGVDPEEHADEVLAAVA from the coding sequence ATGCTCAGCGAAGGCGACGACGCGCCCGACTTCGAACTCCCGAATCAGGACGGCGAACCGGTGGCGCTCTCGGACTACGACGACGAGTACGTCGTCGTCTACTTCTACCCGCGGGCGGACACCCCGGGCTGTACGACCGAGGCGTGCAGTTTCCGCGACCGCTGGTCGGACTACGAGGAGCACGGAGTCACCGTCCTCGGCGTGAGCGACGACTCGGTCGAGGACCTCGCGGCGTTCAAGTCGAAGTACGACCTGCCCTTCGACCTGTTGAGCGACGCCGGCGGCGAGGTGGCGACGGCCTACGACTCCTACGGCGAGCGCGAAATCGCGGGCGACCTGCTGGAGGTGACGTTCCGGAACACGTTCGTCGTCGGCCCCGACGGCGACGTGGTCGCGGTCTTCGAGGGCGTCGACCCCGAGGAGCACGCCGACGAAGTGCTCGCCGCCGTCGCGTAG
- a CDS encoding NAD(P)/FAD-dependent oxidoreductase has translation MTDVDVAIVGGGPAGSAAARAAAERGADAVVYEKGVPRADRERLGPDSTDAAGFLDYWLDVADLDFADIPEDVVEHELDDAEFIGPSESVAVGRTGIDADYDHFGFTFHRAKFDDWLRDRAEEAGARYEAGTSVKSVDTDLSDGHEHTLTLGDGDEVTAEYLILADGPQRQVTMRVLDPLLPDGKKASELLSPPTANHIAYQEYRRFPEELFDERSLKFWWGWMPGETAYPWVFPNRNNVARVGLTMPIGMDVDDFDASEWRLLREDDEQIPSGKEYVRRLLEDLYGDEYDVEADFPLAEDHGKSKGTETYPISSTRPIESPTGAGIAVAGGAMGTTSAFHEGGDHVAHRTGKLAGKLAAEGRLGEYNDAWHDAIGTEIRRNVAMADVVGDFDPDQWDKTIRVTRQMLESSDSGKILSKSNARSAAGGLKLYSQYKRAKFRYRKGKYAQIRESEYSF, from the coding sequence ATGACTGACGTAGACGTGGCCATCGTGGGCGGCGGGCCGGCCGGGTCGGCCGCCGCTCGCGCGGCCGCCGAGCGAGGTGCGGACGCGGTCGTCTACGAGAAGGGCGTGCCGCGAGCGGACCGCGAACGACTCGGCCCGGACTCGACGGACGCCGCCGGGTTCCTCGACTACTGGCTGGACGTCGCGGACCTCGACTTCGCGGACATCCCCGAGGACGTGGTCGAACACGAACTCGACGACGCGGAGTTCATCGGCCCGAGCGAGTCGGTGGCGGTCGGTCGGACGGGCATCGACGCCGACTACGACCACTTCGGGTTCACGTTCCACCGCGCGAAGTTCGACGACTGGCTCCGCGACCGCGCCGAGGAGGCAGGGGCTCGCTACGAGGCCGGCACCTCGGTGAAGTCGGTCGATACCGACCTCTCTGACGGGCACGAGCACACCCTGACGCTCGGGGACGGCGACGAGGTGACGGCCGAGTACCTGATTCTCGCGGACGGCCCGCAGCGACAGGTGACGATGCGCGTCCTCGACCCGCTCCTTCCGGACGGGAAGAAGGCCAGCGAACTGCTCTCGCCCCCGACCGCGAACCACATCGCGTACCAGGAGTACCGGCGGTTCCCCGAGGAACTGTTCGACGAGCGCTCGCTGAAGTTCTGGTGGGGGTGGATGCCGGGCGAGACGGCGTACCCGTGGGTGTTCCCGAACCGGAACAACGTCGCGCGCGTCGGTCTCACGATGCCCATCGGGATGGACGTCGACGACTTCGACGCGTCGGAGTGGCGCCTGCTCCGCGAGGACGACGAGCAGATTCCCTCCGGGAAGGAGTACGTGCGACGCCTGCTGGAGGACCTCTACGGCGACGAGTACGACGTCGAGGCGGACTTCCCGCTGGCGGAAGACCACGGGAAGTCGAAAGGCACGGAGACGTACCCGATTTCGTCGACGCGCCCCATCGAGTCACCGACGGGCGCGGGCATCGCCGTCGCGGGCGGCGCGATGGGCACCACATCAGCGTTCCACGAGGGCGGCGACCACGTCGCCCACCGGACCGGCAAACTCGCCGGGAAACTCGCCGCCGAAGGCCGCCTCGGCGAGTACAACGACGCGTGGCACGACGCCATCGGCACGGAGATTCGCCGGAACGTCGCGATGGCCGACGTGGTCGGCGACTTCGACCCCGACCAGTGGGACAAGACCATTCGCGTCACGCGACAGATGCTCGAATCCAGCGACAGCGGGAAGATACTCTCGAAGTCGAACGCGCGGTCGGCGGCCGGCGGCCTGAAACTCTACTCCCAGTACAAGCGCGCGAAGTTCCGCTACCGGAAGGGGAAGTACGCCCAGATTCGGGAGTCGGAGTACTCGTTCTGA
- a CDS encoding thioredoxin family protein, translating to MVEMESDAELEAGDLAPDFDLRGTDGDTYSLADFAEHDAVLLVFTCNHCPYAKAKFDTLNDIAADYDDVAVVGVNPNDADEYPDDSFERMRELVDDGTIQYDAYLRDESQDAARAYGATCTPDPFLLRNAGDGFEVAWHGRLDDALNPDDEPTREGGDMRDAIDSVLAGEDVAKGFLPSRGCSIKWTDA from the coding sequence ATGGTCGAGATGGAATCCGACGCGGAACTCGAAGCCGGTGACCTCGCGCCCGACTTCGACCTCCGCGGCACCGACGGCGACACGTACAGCCTCGCCGACTTCGCCGAGCACGACGCGGTTCTGCTCGTGTTCACGTGCAACCACTGCCCGTACGCGAAGGCGAAATTCGACACGCTGAACGACATCGCGGCGGACTACGACGACGTCGCGGTCGTCGGCGTGAACCCGAACGACGCCGACGAGTACCCCGACGACTCCTTCGAGCGCATGCGGGAACTCGTCGACGACGGCACCATCCAGTACGACGCCTACCTCCGCGACGAGTCACAGGACGCCGCCCGCGCGTACGGTGCGACCTGCACCCCGGACCCGTTCCTCCTGCGGAACGCCGGCGACGGCTTCGAAGTGGCGTGGCACGGTCGCCTCGACGACGCGCTCAACCCCGACGACGAACCGACCCGCGAGGGCGGCGACATGCGCGACGCCATCGACAGCGTGCTCGCCGGCGAGGACGTCGCGAAGGGCTTTCTGCCGTCCCGCGGCTGCTCCATCAAGTGGACCGACGCCTGA
- a CDS encoding MBL fold metallo-hydrolase, with protein MYHIQLTNAAFEGRNSVYLLGADDAGAPTTLVDTGIATPDVDAELRDALADHGVAFADVDAVLLTHWHHDHAGLAGAIQAESDATVYVHEADAPMIRQADGAMAEMADTQREYLDDWGMPADKQRELLDFMDGHDGLRGQDADVTEVADGETVPLGPYEAEVVHLPGHAAGLVAYVVERDGRREAFVGDAVLPKYTPNVGGADVRVERPLQQYLDSLERVESLDLDRAWPGHRGPIFASSERARDIAAHHDERTERVRRVVAEQGPVSAWEVSAELFGSLSTIHILHGPGEAYAHLDHLVREGDLERTDNGYVVA; from the coding sequence GTGTACCACATCCAGTTGACGAACGCCGCCTTCGAGGGGCGGAACAGCGTCTACCTCCTCGGGGCGGACGACGCCGGCGCGCCGACGACGCTCGTCGACACGGGCATCGCGACGCCCGACGTGGACGCGGAACTGCGGGACGCCCTCGCCGACCACGGTGTGGCGTTCGCCGACGTCGACGCCGTCCTCCTGACGCACTGGCACCACGACCACGCCGGTCTCGCGGGGGCGATTCAGGCCGAGAGCGACGCCACCGTCTACGTCCACGAGGCCGACGCGCCGATGATTCGGCAGGCCGACGGCGCGATGGCGGAGATGGCAGACACCCAACGGGAGTACCTCGATGACTGGGGGATGCCCGCCGACAAGCAACGGGAACTCCTCGATTTCATGGACGGCCACGACGGCCTGCGCGGACAGGACGCCGACGTGACCGAAGTCGCCGACGGCGAAACCGTCCCGCTCGGCCCCTACGAGGCCGAAGTCGTCCATCTCCCCGGGCACGCCGCCGGCCTCGTCGCGTACGTCGTGGAACGCGACGGCCGCCGCGAGGCGTTCGTCGGCGACGCCGTCCTCCCGAAGTACACGCCGAACGTCGGCGGCGCGGACGTGCGCGTCGAGCGCCCGCTCCAGCAGTACCTCGACAGCCTCGAACGCGTCGAATCGCTGGACTTGGACCGCGCGTGGCCCGGCCACCGCGGCCCAATCTTCGCCTCCAGCGAGCGCGCCCGCGACATCGCCGCCCACCACGACGAGCGCACCGAGCGCGTGCGCCGCGTCGTCGCCGAACAGGGCCCGGTGTCCGCGTGGGAAGTCAGCGCCGAACTGTTCGGGTCGCTCTCCACCATCCACATCCTCCACGGCCCCGGTGAGGCGTACGCCCACCTCGACCACCTCGTCCGCGAGGGCGACCTCGAACGCACCGACAACGGCTACGTCGTCGCCTGA
- a CDS encoding PGF-CTERM sorting domain-containing protein produces MNDTLRRTLAALVALTVVGAGAFGAATAASNGSLLASPDAAGETSTHTVTVTVGNASAGSWNGLTVDYSASDADASEVGSADVETVGIDRDADANDDAIDVNVSDDLSSVQTSNNGETLTVKFGGSYELNAGDEVVVTYSGVQNPEEAGEYTVPLDLNPQSSGGDAQAVYSVTSADGDGGTQTTSDGGDSDTTTDSDESDSTTESAGGDGDDGSGESGGSVPGFGVAVALIALVGAALLAVRE; encoded by the coding sequence ATGAACGACACACTGCGACGGACGCTGGCGGCACTGGTCGCACTGACGGTTGTCGGCGCCGGCGCGTTCGGCGCCGCGACGGCCGCCTCCAACGGCTCGCTCCTGGCGAGCCCCGACGCGGCCGGCGAGACGTCCACGCACACCGTCACGGTGACGGTCGGGAACGCCTCCGCCGGGTCGTGGAACGGGCTGACGGTCGACTACTCGGCGAGCGACGCCGACGCGAGCGAGGTCGGTAGCGCCGACGTCGAGACGGTCGGCATCGACCGGGACGCCGACGCGAACGACGACGCAATCGACGTGAACGTCTCGGACGACCTGAGTTCGGTGCAGACGTCGAACAACGGCGAGACGCTCACGGTGAAGTTCGGCGGGAGTTACGAACTGAACGCCGGCGACGAGGTCGTCGTGACGTACTCGGGCGTCCAGAACCCCGAGGAGGCCGGCGAGTACACGGTCCCCCTCGACCTGAATCCGCAGTCCAGCGGCGGTGACGCGCAGGCGGTGTACAGCGTCACGTCGGCTGACGGCGACGGCGGGACACAAACCACGAGCGACGGCGGCGACAGCGACACCACGACGGACAGCGACGAGAGCGACAGCACGACCGAGAGCGCCGGTGGCGACGGCGACGACGGGAGCGGCGAGTCCGGCGGTAGCGTGCCCGGGTTCGGCGTGGCCGTCGCGCTGATTGCGCTGGTCGGCGCGGCGCTGCTGGCGGTCCGCGAATAG
- a CDS encoding AzlD domain-containing protein, with protein MRLWLVVLGAAVGTYALRVSFVTLFGRLDEVPPRVKRTLAFVPPAVLAALVVPELVLDGEALAISLSNHRLLAGLVAAVAAWYTEDMLVTVVVGMSALYALSLVP; from the coding sequence GTGAGACTCTGGCTGGTCGTCCTCGGCGCGGCCGTCGGGACGTACGCGCTCCGCGTGTCCTTCGTCACGCTGTTCGGTCGGCTGGACGAGGTGCCGCCGCGCGTGAAGCGCACGCTCGCGTTCGTGCCGCCCGCGGTGCTCGCGGCGCTCGTCGTCCCCGAACTCGTCCTCGACGGCGAGGCGCTCGCCATCTCGCTGTCGAACCACCGCCTGCTCGCGGGCCTCGTCGCGGCCGTCGCGGCGTGGTACACGGAGGACATGCTCGTCACCGTCGTCGTCGGGATGAGCGCGCTGTACGCGCTCTCGCTGGTACCGTAA